In a genomic window of Streptococcus mitis NCTC 12261:
- a CDS encoding Y-family DNA polymerase has translation MTWFDYSLEPKSDIAFIDMKSFYASVECVDRGLHPLKTSLCVMSRADNSAGLILASSPMFKKVFGKSNVGRSYDLPFDVKTRKFSYYNARKQGLPTTIDYVRYIEDWAKSTVIVPPRMDTYIAVNMEIQKIFQDFAAPEDIYPYSIDEGFIDLTSSLNYFVPDKSISRKDKLDIISAAIQKKIWRKTGIYSTVGMSNANPLLAKLALDNEAKKTPTMRANWSYEDIEKKVWSIPKMTDFWGIGNRMEKRLHSLGIFSIKELAKANPDLIKKELGIMGLELWFHANGIDESNVHKPYKPKSKGIGNSQVLPRDYVKQRDIEIILREMAEQVAVRLRRAGKKATVVSIHLGYSKVEQKRSIHTQMKIEPTNQTALLTNYVLKLIHTKYTSGAIRSVAVSYSGLVDESFGLISLFDDVEKIEKEERLQSAIDAIRTEFGFTSLLKGNALDQASRTIARSKLIGGHSAGGLDGLK, from the coding sequence ATGACTTGGTTTGATTATAGTCTCGAACCTAAAAGCGATATTGCCTTTATTGATATGAAATCTTTTTACGCAAGTGTGGAGTGTGTAGATAGAGGCCTGCATCCACTTAAGACTTCACTTTGTGTTATGAGTCGAGCAGATAATTCTGCTGGGTTAATCCTTGCTTCCTCTCCTATGTTTAAGAAGGTATTTGGGAAATCAAATGTTGGACGTTCCTATGATTTACCATTTGATGTAAAGACTAGAAAGTTCTCTTACTATAATGCTAGAAAACAAGGTTTGCCGACAACGATAGACTATGTCCGTTATATAGAGGACTGGGCAAAATCAACAGTGATTGTTCCTCCGAGAATGGATACTTATATTGCAGTCAATATGGAGATTCAAAAAATCTTTCAAGATTTTGCAGCACCAGAAGATATTTATCCCTACTCAATTGATGAAGGATTTATAGATTTAACCAGTTCATTAAATTATTTTGTGCCTGATAAAAGTATTAGTCGAAAAGATAAGTTAGACATCATCTCAGCTGCTATTCAAAAAAAGATTTGGAGAAAAACAGGAATCTATTCAACGGTAGGTATGTCTAATGCCAATCCCTTATTAGCTAAGTTAGCACTTGATAATGAGGCTAAAAAAACTCCGACAATGAGAGCCAATTGGTCCTATGAAGATATTGAAAAGAAAGTATGGTCTATCCCTAAAATGACAGATTTCTGGGGAATTGGGAATCGGATGGAGAAGAGATTACATAGTTTAGGCATCTTTTCGATTAAAGAATTGGCTAAGGCTAATCCTGACTTGATTAAAAAAGAGCTTGGGATTATGGGACTAGAGTTATGGTTTCATGCTAATGGGATTGATGAAAGTAATGTTCATAAACCTTATAAGCCAAAGTCAAAAGGGATAGGGAACTCTCAAGTTTTACCTAGAGATTATGTCAAACAAAGAGATATTGAGATCATACTTCGTGAGATGGCAGAACAAGTTGCTGTTAGATTGAGAAGAGCTGGTAAGAAAGCAACTGTGGTTTCTATACACTTAGGGTATTCTAAAGTGGAACAGAAACGATCTATTCATACTCAAATGAAGATTGAACCAACTAATCAAACAGCACTACTGACAAACTATGTTTTAAAGTTAATTCACACTAAATATACTTCAGGAGCTATCAGAAGTGTTGCAGTGAGCTATTCAGGTTTAGTAGATGAATCATTTGGATTGATTTCATTATTTGATGATGTTGAGAAAATAGAAAAAGAAGAAAGGCTCCAGTCCGCAATCGATGCTATTCGAACAGAATTTGGTTTTACTTCACTATTGAAAGGGAATGCCTTGGATCAAGCTTCTAGAACAATCGCAAGAAGTAAACTCATTGGTGGTCATTCAGCTGGAGGATTAGATGGACTAAAATGA
- a CDS encoding SAG1250 family conjugative relaxase, whose amino-acid sequence MVVTKHFATHGKKYRRRLIKYILNPDKTDNLKLVSDFGMSNYLDFPSHAEMVEMYNVNFTNNDKLYESRNDRQEKHQQTIHAHHLIQSFSPEDNLTPEEINCIGYETMMELTGGRFKFIVATHTDKDHTHNHILINAIDSNSDKKLIWNYALERNLRMISDRISRMAGAKIIEKRFSYRDYQKYRQSSHKFELKQRLYFLMQQSRSFDDFLEKAVQLHVHIDFSQKHSRFMMTDRAMTKRIRGRQLSKRDLYDEKFFRMNFAKQEIESRLEFLLNRVNSLEDLITKAKELNLTIDLKQKNVTFILEEDNQKISLGHQKISDKKLYDVKFFQDYFKNKEVIASEGLENLQEQYHAFQEERDKDKVSTEEIEEAFETFKEKRDTVREFEVELAENQIEKLVDEGIYIKVSFGIKQSGLIFIPNYQLDILEEENQTKYKIFIRETTSYFVYNKEHSDKNQYVKGRTLIRQLTNDSRVIPYRRPTVKSLQEKITEINLFIELTEADKKYQDIKDELVKEIAEIDIKLNQINEKIANLNKMAEVLINLKSDDVSSRKLARYDFSKLNLPESITVEQVSEEIRAFQKELDHYLYEYESLIKNLEMFVKVLNDKDFDKKISIEILLE is encoded by the coding sequence ATGGTAGTTACTAAACACTTTGCGACGCACGGAAAAAAATATCGTAGGCGTTTAATTAAGTATATTCTCAACCCTGATAAAACGGACAATTTGAAATTGGTATCTGATTTTGGCATGAGCAATTACTTGGACTTCCCTAGTCATGCAGAAATGGTAGAGATGTACAATGTCAACTTCACCAATAATGACAAGTTGTACGAATCCAGAAACGACCGACAAGAAAAACACCAACAAACTATTCATGCTCATCACCTCATTCAATCATTTTCTCCTGAAGATAATCTGACACCTGAAGAAATTAACTGCATTGGTTATGAGACCATGATGGAATTGACAGGAGGTCGCTTTAAGTTTATCGTAGCGACTCATACAGACAAAGATCATACCCACAACCATATCTTAATCAATGCCATAGACAGTAATTCAGATAAAAAATTGATATGGAATTATGCCTTAGAACGAAATTTACGTATGATTTCAGACCGTATTTCTAGAATGGCGGGGGCAAAAATTATTGAAAAGCGTTTCTCTTACCGTGACTATCAAAAATATAGGCAGTCTAGTCATAAATTTGAATTGAAACAACGTCTTTATTTTTTGATGCAGCAGTCAAGGTCCTTTGATGATTTTTTAGAAAAAGCGGTGCAGTTACATGTTCATATTGATTTTAGTCAGAAGCATAGTCGATTCATGATGACAGATCGAGCAATGACAAAACGAATTCGAGGACGCCAACTCAGCAAGCGAGATTTATATGATGAAAAATTTTTTAGAATGAATTTTGCTAAGCAAGAGATTGAAAGTCGTTTAGAATTTTTGTTGAACCGTGTCAATTCTTTAGAAGATTTAATAACAAAAGCAAAAGAATTGAATCTAACCATTGACTTAAAACAAAAAAATGTAACTTTTATCCTGGAAGAAGATAATCAAAAGATAAGTTTGGGTCATCAAAAAATAAGTGATAAGAAATTATATGATGTCAAATTTTTTCAAGATTATTTTAAAAATAAGGAAGTCATTGCTTCAGAAGGATTAGAGAATTTACAGGAACAGTACCATGCTTTCCAAGAAGAACGAGATAAGGATAAAGTATCCACTGAAGAGATTGAGGAAGCCTTTGAGACATTTAAGGAAAAACGAGATACCGTTCGTGAATTTGAAGTGGAACTTGCAGAGAACCAAATAGAGAAGCTAGTTGATGAGGGCATTTATATCAAAGTGTCTTTTGGTATTAAGCAGAGTGGTCTCATTTTCATTCCCAATTATCAATTAGATATTCTGGAAGAAGAGAATCAAACAAAATATAAAATCTTTATACGTGAGACAACCTCATACTTTGTCTATAACAAAGAACATTCGGATAAGAATCAGTATGTCAAAGGACGAACATTGATAAGACAGCTAACCAACGATAGTCGAGTAATACCATACAGAAGACCTACAGTTAAGAGTCTACAGGAAAAGATTACTGAGATTAACCTCTTCATTGAATTAACTGAAGCAGATAAGAAATACCAAGACATTAAAGACGAGTTAGTAAAAGAAATAGCAGAGATAGATATAAAACTAAATCAAATTAATGAAAAAATCGCCAACTTAAATAAGATGGCGGAAGTGCTTATCAATTTGAAGAGTGATGATGTGAGCAGTCGAAAGCTTGCAAGATATGACTTTTCAAAATTAAATTTGCCAGAATCAATTACAGTAGAACAAGTAAGCGAAGAAATAAGAGCGTTTCAAAAGGAGCTAGATCATTATCTCTATGAGTATGAGAGCTTAATAAAAAATTTAGAAATGTTTGTAAAAGTACTGAATGATAAGGATTTTGATAAAAAAATTAGTATAGAAATACTTTTGGAATAA
- a CDS encoding DUF5960 family protein, giving the protein MNRKELYDDKLQLDYFSDSYLRFESDFYKYSALDIPLTFITDDILRTMAMSQKHYFKLNKSKSLDNRDHYFVFSIKMNKDSSGIRQYEYQRHCFNL; this is encoded by the coding sequence ATGAATCGTAAAGAATTATATGATGATAAATTACAGCTAGATTATTTTTCTGATTCTTATTTAAGGTTTGAGTCAGATTTTTACAAGTATTCTGCTTTAGATATACCATTAACATTTATCACTGATGATATTTTACGCACCATGGCTATGTCTCAGAAACATTATTTTAAATTAAACAAAAGCAAATCTTTAGACAATCGTGATCATTACTTTGTTTTTTCTATCAAGATGAACAAAGATAGTAGTGGGATTAGGCAGTATGAATATCAGAGACATTGTTTTAATTTGTAA
- the mobC gene encoding plasmid mobilization relaxosome protein MobC: MVYRYRTNLKKVFLTDPELHQLNERIAKSNCQNFSVYARKVLLNPNMSFVTINTDTYDQLVFELRRIGNNINQIARAINQSHLISQDQLQELSKGVGELIKEVDKEFQVEVKRLKEFHGSY, from the coding sequence ATGGTTTATCGCTATCGTACTAATCTCAAAAAAGTATTTCTAACTGATCCAGAATTACACCAATTGAATGAACGGATTGCTAAGAGCAATTGTCAAAATTTCTCAGTCTATGCCAGAAAAGTTTTACTTAATCCCAATATGTCATTTGTCACGATTAACACTGATACTTATGACCAGTTAGTTTTTGAATTGAGACGGATTGGAAATAACATAAATCAAATTGCGCGTGCGATTAATCAAAGCCATCTGATTTCTCAGGACCAATTACAAGAATTGAGTAAAGGAGTCGGAGAGTTAATTAAGGAAGTGGACAAAGAATTTCAAGTGGAGGTGAAAAGACTGAAGGAGTTTCATGGTAGTTACTAA
- a CDS encoding SAG1252 family conjugative relaxosome accessory protein has translation MGQEIKSIRKQFRITRQEEKQIKEMMREQKVDSFSEFLRQNLLKKNYQDRIFESWFSLWQSQKFEQISRDVYEVLVIARENHQVTQEHVSILLTCVQELIAEVNQMQPLSREFREKYMG, from the coding sequence ATGGGACAAGAAATTAAGTCAATCCGAAAGCAATTTAGAATCACGAGACAAGAAGAAAAACAGATAAAAGAAATGATGAGGGAACAAAAAGTGGATAGTTTCTCAGAATTTCTTCGTCAAAATTTATTGAAAAAGAATTATCAGGATAGAATTTTTGAAAGTTGGTTCTCCCTTTGGCAGTCTCAAAAGTTTGAACAGATTAGTCGAGATGTGTATGAAGTTCTGGTTATCGCAAGAGAAAATCATCAAGTGACTCAAGAGCACGTCTCAATCTTATTGACTTGCGTTCAAGAATTGATTGCAGAAGTGAATCAAATGCAGCCACTCAGTCGTGAGTTCCGTGAAAAATATATGGGTTAG